A stretch of the Clavibacter sp. B3I6 genome encodes the following:
- a CDS encoding Asp23/Gls24 family envelope stress response protein produces MTDVTPAPASRRAAAERTPAGSAAGRNTIADGVVEKVAGIAARQVPGVHDLGNGAARAVGAIRNVIGQQDRGQGVSVEVGEKQVAADIVVVAEYPVALQDLADRIRASVTDAISQVVGMDVTEVDVTVADVHIPSDDDEDDAERRVR; encoded by the coding sequence ATGACCGACGTCACCCCCGCCCCCGCCTCCCGCCGCGCCGCCGCCGAGCGCACCCCCGCCGGATCCGCCGCGGGCCGGAACACCATCGCCGACGGCGTCGTGGAGAAGGTCGCGGGCATCGCGGCCCGCCAGGTCCCCGGCGTGCACGACCTCGGCAACGGCGCGGCCCGCGCGGTCGGCGCGATCCGCAACGTCATCGGCCAGCAGGACCGCGGCCAGGGCGTCTCCGTCGAGGTCGGCGAGAAGCAGGTCGCGGCGGACATCGTCGTCGTCGCCGAGTACCCCGTCGCCCTGCAGGACCTCGCCGACCGCATCCGCGCCTCCGTCACCGACGCGATCTCGCAGGTCGTCGGCATGGACGTGACCGAGGTCGACGTCACCGTCGCGGACGTCCACATCCCGTCGGACGACGACGAGGACGACGCCGAGCGTCGCGTCCGGTAG
- the aqpZ gene encoding aquaporin Z: MSKSTPSAKAPRDTPAQGRGRKATSADRRPSAAARHGAEAFGTFLLVLGGVGTALYASAFPDDANATGVGLLGVALAFGLTVMAGVAAVGGISGGHFNPAVTVGLAIAGRIGWREVPGYVVAQILGGVLASSVLALIAADGPAGYLAAARDAGFASNGYGDGSPGGFGLAAVLATEVVLTAVFVTVILAVTAQEAYAAVAPILIGLTLTLVHLISIPVSNTSVNPARSLAAAIYGGPTALAQLWAFVVAPLVGAAIAGLAHRVLARAADVPA; the protein is encoded by the coding sequence ATGAGCAAGTCCACCCCCTCCGCGAAGGCCCCCCGCGACACCCCCGCCCAGGGCCGCGGCCGGAAGGCGACCTCCGCCGACCGTCGACCGTCCGCCGCCGCCCGCCACGGTGCGGAGGCGTTCGGCACCTTCCTCCTCGTCCTCGGCGGCGTGGGCACGGCGCTCTACGCGTCGGCCTTCCCCGACGACGCGAACGCCACGGGCGTCGGCCTCCTCGGGGTCGCGCTCGCGTTCGGCCTCACGGTCATGGCGGGCGTCGCCGCGGTCGGCGGGATCTCCGGCGGCCACTTCAACCCCGCCGTCACGGTCGGCCTCGCGATCGCCGGCCGCATCGGCTGGCGCGAGGTCCCCGGCTACGTCGTCGCGCAGATCCTCGGCGGGGTCCTCGCCTCCAGCGTCCTCGCGCTCATCGCGGCCGACGGCCCCGCCGGCTACCTCGCCGCCGCCCGGGACGCGGGCTTCGCGTCGAACGGCTACGGCGACGGGTCACCCGGCGGCTTCGGCCTCGCCGCGGTGCTCGCGACCGAGGTCGTCCTCACCGCGGTGTTCGTGACCGTGATCCTCGCCGTGACGGCGCAGGAGGCGTACGCGGCAGTGGCGCCGATCCTCATCGGGCTCACGCTCACCCTGGTCCACCTGATCAGCATCCCGGTCAGCAACACCTCCGTGAACCCGGCGCGCTCCCTCGCGGCCGCGATCTACGGCGGGCCGACCGCGCTCGCGCAGCTGTGGGCCTTCGTCGTCGCGCCGCTGGTCGGCGCCGCGATCGCCGGGCTCGCGCACCGCGTCCTGGCCCGCGCGGCCGACGTCCCGGCCTGA
- a CDS encoding low specificity L-threonine aldolase, whose translation MTDADATTPVSPLHLHDTAARGFASDNYSGIHPEVLEAIAAANGGHQVAYGGDAYTARLQEVVGEHFGRGAEAFPVFNGTGANVTGLLSMLPRWGAVVCATTAHINTDEGGAPERVAGIKLLQVPTEDGKLTPELIDREAWGWGDEHRAQPLAVSITQTTELGTVYTPAEVRAIADHAHERGMRLHMDGARLSNAAATLDAPFRAFTSDAGVDVVSFGGTKNGLLYGEAIVVLDPEASEGLTYLRKLNMQLASKMRFVSAQLLALLGSEVDGVPLYLRSARHANGMAARLRAALEGVDGVAFTQETQANGLFAILPEGVADRLRGEFRFYDWDPARREVRWMCSFDTTEDDIDRFAAAIRREVGAA comes from the coding sequence GTGACCGACGCCGACGCCACCACCCCCGTCTCCCCCCTCCACCTCCACGACACCGCCGCCCGCGGCTTCGCCTCCGACAACTACTCCGGGATCCACCCCGAGGTCCTCGAGGCCATCGCCGCGGCGAACGGCGGGCACCAGGTCGCGTACGGCGGCGACGCCTACACGGCCCGCCTGCAGGAGGTCGTCGGCGAGCACTTCGGCCGCGGCGCCGAGGCGTTCCCCGTCTTCAACGGCACGGGCGCGAACGTCACCGGGCTCCTCTCGATGCTGCCGCGCTGGGGCGCCGTCGTCTGCGCGACCACCGCGCACATCAACACCGACGAGGGCGGCGCCCCCGAGCGCGTCGCCGGGATCAAGCTCCTCCAGGTGCCGACCGAGGACGGCAAGCTCACGCCCGAGCTGATCGACCGCGAGGCGTGGGGCTGGGGCGACGAGCACCGCGCGCAGCCGCTCGCCGTGAGCATCACGCAGACCACCGAGCTCGGCACCGTCTACACGCCGGCCGAGGTGCGGGCGATCGCCGACCACGCGCACGAGCGCGGCATGCGCCTGCACATGGACGGCGCCCGCCTGTCGAACGCGGCGGCCACGCTCGACGCGCCGTTCCGCGCCTTCACCTCCGACGCGGGCGTCGACGTGGTCAGCTTCGGCGGCACCAAGAACGGCCTGCTCTACGGCGAGGCGATCGTGGTGCTCGACCCCGAGGCGTCGGAGGGGCTGACCTACCTCCGCAAGCTCAACATGCAGCTCGCCTCCAAGATGCGCTTCGTGAGCGCGCAGCTGCTGGCGCTCCTCGGATCCGAGGTCGACGGCGTGCCGCTCTACCTCCGCTCCGCGCGCCACGCGAACGGCATGGCCGCGCGTCTGCGCGCCGCGCTCGAGGGCGTCGACGGCGTCGCGTTCACGCAGGAGACGCAGGCGAACGGCCTGTTCGCGATCCTGCCCGAGGGCGTCGCCGACCGCCTCCGCGGCGAGTTCCGCTTCTACGACTGGGACCCGGCCCGCCGCGAGGTGCGCTGGATGTGCTCGTTCGACACCACCGAGGACGACATCGACCGGTTCGCGGCGGCCATCCGCCGGGAGGTCGGGGCGGCGTAG
- a CDS encoding RNA polymerase sigma factor, which translates to MGTDEDPLLHAADATLASRAADGDVQAFAQLARRHGPLMRVYAARILGSDIESDDVVQEAFLTGWRRLGELDSPAGVRSWLIRIVTHKAIDRIRVRRHHDDIDDWDPPTPDARGPERIVETRLQMDAVWDAVGRLPGDQRRCWLLRETAGLSYQEIADELDLPLSTVRGLLARARRFLLRELEAWR; encoded by the coding sequence ATCGGCACCGACGAGGACCCGCTCCTCCACGCGGCCGACGCCACCCTCGCGTCGCGGGCAGCCGACGGCGACGTCCAGGCGTTCGCGCAGCTGGCCCGGCGGCACGGCCCGCTCATGCGCGTGTACGCGGCGCGGATCCTCGGCTCCGACATCGAGTCCGACGACGTCGTGCAGGAGGCGTTCCTCACCGGCTGGCGGCGGCTCGGGGAGCTCGACAGCCCGGCGGGCGTCCGCTCGTGGCTGATCCGCATCGTCACGCACAAGGCCATCGACCGGATCCGCGTCCGCCGTCACCACGACGACATCGACGACTGGGACCCGCCGACCCCCGACGCGCGCGGCCCGGAGCGGATCGTCGAGACCCGGCTGCAGATGGACGCCGTGTGGGACGCTGTCGGGAGGCTGCCGGGCGACCAGCGGAGGTGCTGGCTCCTCCGGGAGACGGCGGGCCTCAGCTACCAGGAGATTGCGGACGAGCTCGACCTCCCCCTCTCCACCGTGCGCGGCCTGCTGGCCCGCGCTCGGCGGTTCCTGCTCCGCGAACTGGAGGCATGGCGATGA
- a CDS encoding ABC transporter ATP-binding protein — translation MLEVHNVTRSFGDRKVLDDVSFTVKPGRLTGFVGGNGAGKTTTMRIMLGVLSPDSGTVSLDSRDLGTSSRRTFGYMPEERGLYPKMKLQEQIVYLGRLHGMTAADATASTERLLERLSLAERRNDPIESLSLGNQQRAQIAASLVHDPEVLVLDEPFSGLDPIAVETVLGVLTERAAQGVPVLFSSHQLDIVERLCDDVVVIAEGRIRASGDREELRDQHSRPLTELLIDGDGGWVRDVPGVEVVEFDGGYVLFEADDEARQRVLAEAVSRGSVTGFSRRRPTLSEIFQEVVQ, via the coding sequence GTGCTCGAAGTCCACAACGTCACGCGATCGTTCGGGGACCGCAAGGTCCTCGACGACGTGTCCTTCACCGTGAAGCCCGGGAGGCTGACCGGCTTCGTCGGCGGCAACGGCGCCGGCAAGACCACCACCATGCGGATCATGCTCGGCGTGCTCTCGCCCGACTCCGGGACGGTGTCGCTCGACAGCCGCGACCTCGGCACGTCGAGCCGCCGCACCTTCGGCTACATGCCGGAGGAGCGCGGGCTCTACCCGAAGATGAAGCTGCAGGAGCAGATCGTCTACCTCGGCCGCCTGCATGGGATGACCGCCGCCGACGCGACGGCCAGCACCGAGCGCCTGCTCGAGCGCCTGAGCCTCGCCGAGCGGCGGAACGACCCCATCGAGTCGCTGTCGCTCGGCAACCAGCAGCGCGCGCAGATCGCCGCGAGCCTCGTGCACGACCCCGAGGTGCTCGTGCTCGACGAGCCGTTCTCGGGACTCGACCCGATCGCGGTCGAGACCGTGCTCGGCGTCCTCACCGAGCGGGCCGCGCAGGGCGTGCCCGTCCTCTTCTCCTCGCACCAGCTCGACATCGTGGAGCGCCTCTGCGACGACGTGGTCGTCATCGCCGAGGGCCGGATCCGCGCGTCCGGCGACCGCGAGGAGCTCCGCGACCAGCACAGCCGCCCCCTCACGGAGCTCCTCATCGACGGCGACGGCGGCTGGGTGCGCGACGTGCCCGGCGTCGAGGTCGTCGAGTTCGACGGCGGCTACGTGCTCTTCGAGGCCGACGACGAGGCGCGCCAGCGCGTGCTCGCCGAGGCCGTCTCCCGCGGATCCGTCACCGGCTTCTCCCGTCGCCGCCCCACCCTCAGCGAGATCTTCCAGGAGGTAGTCCAGTGA
- a CDS encoding SDR family NAD(P)-dependent oxidoreductase: MDMRLQGRTAFVSGSTQGIGYAIASALTAEGVRVTVNGRDATRVASAVERLRREHPGADPAGLVADFAKPAEVARLLADLGEVDILVNNVGLFGLAEFDSVDDDEWARYLEVNVMSGVRLSRGLLGGMLERGWGRVVFVSSESGVDVPADMIHYGVTKAAMLALGNGLAKRTRGTGVTVNSVIGGPTWSDGVAATVAGIAAARAVPTSDMRDAVIGANRTSLLERFIEPAEIASLVAYLASPLASATNGAAVRVDGGVLAGTL, encoded by the coding sequence ATGGACATGCGGCTGCAGGGCAGGACGGCGTTCGTGAGCGGATCGACGCAGGGCATCGGGTACGCGATCGCGTCCGCCCTGACCGCGGAGGGGGTGCGCGTCACGGTCAACGGGCGCGACGCGACGCGGGTGGCGTCCGCCGTCGAGCGCCTCCGCCGCGAGCACCCGGGGGCGGATCCCGCGGGCCTCGTCGCGGACTTCGCGAAGCCCGCCGAGGTCGCGCGGCTGCTGGCCGACCTCGGCGAGGTCGACATCCTCGTCAACAACGTCGGGCTCTTCGGCCTCGCCGAGTTCGATTCCGTCGACGACGACGAGTGGGCGCGGTACCTCGAGGTCAACGTGATGAGCGGCGTGCGCCTGTCACGGGGCCTCCTCGGCGGGATGCTCGAGCGGGGCTGGGGGCGCGTGGTCTTCGTGAGCAGCGAGTCCGGCGTCGACGTGCCGGCCGACATGATCCACTACGGCGTGACGAAGGCCGCGATGCTCGCGCTCGGCAACGGGCTCGCGAAGCGCACGCGCGGGACCGGCGTCACCGTGAACTCGGTCATCGGCGGGCCGACGTGGTCCGACGGCGTGGCCGCGACGGTCGCGGGGATCGCGGCCGCGCGCGCGGTGCCGACGTCCGACATGCGCGACGCGGTCATCGGCGCCAACCGGACGAGCCTCCTGGAGCGCTTCATCGAGCCGGCGGAGATCGCGAGCCTCGTCGCGTACCTCGCGAGCCCGTTGGCGTCCGCGACCAACGGCGCCGCGGTGCGCGTCGACGGCGGGGTGCTCGCGGGCACGCTCTAG
- a CDS encoding Asp23/Gls24 family envelope stress response protein: MNDAAPAIRPVDLSGIDAAHPEGETTAHRIGVAAAETAAGVTGVHRLGGAAARALDAASRAIRGTSTGPGVTVSEEDGRTVIDLDLVVEYPTPVQDVVDETREQVARAARQIAPGPVRVDIRVTDVHGPFDDAPSPAAAALEGAEDAGSELLEKARDAGSRLREEAEGAGSEAVDRAKAVGAVLADSARADAEETRDAAAERAEAGAAAEAADFDTYGDASGEPEASGRDASAPEVTVIVEGHGGQPTRIEVDGPATVEVQGERVAVDGDAVATPDAPADRT, translated from the coding sequence GTGAACGACGCCGCACCCGCCATCCGACCCGTCGACCTGTCCGGCATCGACGCCGCGCACCCGGAGGGGGAGACGACCGCGCACCGCATCGGCGTGGCCGCTGCCGAGACCGCCGCGGGCGTCACGGGCGTCCACCGGCTGGGCGGTGCGGCGGCCCGCGCGCTCGACGCCGCGTCGCGCGCGATCCGCGGCACGAGCACCGGCCCCGGCGTCACGGTCTCGGAGGAGGACGGCCGGACGGTCATCGACCTCGACCTGGTGGTCGAGTACCCGACCCCGGTGCAGGACGTCGTCGACGAGACCCGCGAGCAGGTCGCCCGTGCGGCCCGGCAGATCGCGCCCGGTCCGGTGCGCGTGGACATCCGCGTGACCGACGTGCACGGGCCCTTCGACGACGCGCCGTCGCCTGCGGCCGCGGCGCTCGAGGGGGCGGAGGACGCGGGCTCCGAGCTGCTCGAGAAGGCCCGGGACGCGGGCTCCCGGCTGCGCGAGGAGGCGGAGGGCGCCGGATCCGAGGCAGTCGACCGGGCGAAGGCCGTGGGCGCCGTGCTCGCGGACTCGGCCCGTGCCGACGCCGAGGAGACGCGCGACGCCGCTGCGGAGCGTGCCGAGGCCGGTGCCGCAGCCGAGGCCGCCGACTTCGACACGTACGGCGACGCGTCCGGAGAGCCGGAGGCGTCCGGACGGGATGCCTCTGCGCCCGAGGTCACCGTGATCGTCGAGGGGCACGGCGGACAGCCCACGCGCATCGAGGTCGACGGCCCGGCCACCGTCGAGGTGCAGGGAGAGCGCGTCGCGGTCGACGGCGACGCGGTCGCGACCCCCGACGCGCCCGCCGACCGCACCTAG
- a CDS encoding NAD(P)/FAD-dependent oxidoreductase, with amino-acid sequence MTDAPGTTPHHDVLVIGGGNAGLSVAGRLRRLGVSDVAVVEPRDTHYYQPMFSHVAGGTARASQATRPQGSVTPKGVTWIQDRVAGIDPHAKTVALASGQRVGYGQLIVCPGIQKDWDAVPGLVEAMASPVGISNYEHHYAAKASRVLREVRSGTVVFTQPDGPGTCSGASQKPMYLACDHWRATGVLDDIRVVLVVPTPTMFGMPLIDGELERKVAEYGIEVRYGRQLVAVDAAARTVEIAGDDRGRALLGPDHAVQADDPDVHRETLAYDVLHAVPPQSAPDWLAGTGLAAPGDAGGFVEVDPLTLRHPRFPDVWALGDAAATTNSKSGGALRQQTTTVAKNLVAARKGKPLPQVYNGYSVCPFVVSRSTVVFAEFDDRYRPKPSIPLWTGLAKERRMTFVADRYLLPWVYWNLILQGRA; translated from the coding sequence ATGACCGATGCCCCCGGCACGACCCCGCACCACGACGTCCTCGTCATCGGCGGGGGGAACGCGGGGCTCTCGGTCGCGGGGCGCCTGCGCCGCCTCGGCGTCTCCGACGTGGCGGTCGTCGAGCCGCGCGACACGCACTACTACCAGCCCATGTTCTCCCACGTCGCGGGCGGCACGGCGCGCGCGTCGCAGGCCACGCGGCCGCAGGGATCCGTCACGCCGAAGGGCGTCACGTGGATCCAGGACCGCGTCGCCGGCATCGACCCGCACGCCAAGACCGTGGCGCTCGCGTCCGGGCAGCGCGTCGGGTACGGCCAGCTCATCGTGTGCCCCGGCATCCAGAAGGACTGGGACGCCGTGCCCGGCCTCGTCGAGGCCATGGCGTCGCCCGTCGGCATCTCCAACTACGAGCACCACTACGCCGCGAAGGCCTCGCGGGTGCTGCGCGAGGTCCGCTCCGGCACGGTCGTCTTCACGCAGCCCGACGGCCCCGGCACCTGCTCCGGCGCGTCGCAGAAGCCCATGTACCTCGCCTGCGACCACTGGCGCGCGACCGGCGTGCTGGACGACATCCGCGTGGTCCTCGTGGTGCCGACCCCCACCATGTTCGGCATGCCGCTCATCGACGGGGAGCTCGAGCGCAAGGTCGCCGAGTACGGCATCGAGGTGCGCTACGGCCGCCAGCTCGTCGCCGTCGACGCGGCGGCCCGCACCGTCGAGATCGCGGGCGACGACCGGGGCCGCGCGCTCCTCGGCCCGGACCACGCCGTCCAGGCCGACGACCCCGACGTGCACCGCGAGACCCTCGCCTACGACGTGCTGCACGCCGTGCCGCCGCAGTCCGCGCCCGACTGGCTCGCCGGCACGGGCCTCGCCGCCCCGGGCGACGCCGGGGGCTTCGTGGAGGTGGATCCGCTGACCCTCCGCCACCCCCGCTTCCCCGACGTCTGGGCGCTCGGCGACGCCGCCGCCACCACGAACTCGAAGTCCGGCGGCGCCCTCCGCCAGCAGACCACCACGGTCGCGAAGAACCTCGTCGCGGCGCGGAAGGGGAAGCCGCTGCCGCAGGTCTACAACGGGTACTCGGTGTGCCCGTTCGTGGTCTCCCGCTCCACCGTCGTGTTCGCCGAGTTCGACGACCGCTACCGCCCGAAGCCCTCGATCCCGCTCTGGACGGGCCTCGCGAAGGAGCGCCGCATGACGTTCGTCGCCGACCGCTACCTGCTGCCGTGGGTCTACTGGAACCTGATCCTGCAGGGCCGCGCCTGA
- a CDS encoding NUDIX domain-containing protein, with protein MKHPGETLPDSRGRTRLHTRGMDLDRSPDVVVKRVEVTSDGWHVLRRTTLDLRLRDGTWQEQQRETYDRGDGATVLLYAADTHRLLLTRQFRYPAYVNGHPDGMLVEAAAGLLDEDSPEDAIRREAREELGVEVVALTHLFDLFMSPGSVTERVHHYLAAYAPADVVGAGGGVADEGEDIERIEVTLEEALAMIADGRIADGKTVILIQHVALHGFPA; from the coding sequence ATGAAGCACCCCGGTGAGACCCTGCCCGACTCACGGGGTCGCACCCGCCTCCACACCCGCGGGATGGACCTCGACCGCAGCCCCGACGTCGTCGTGAAGCGCGTCGAGGTCACCTCCGACGGCTGGCACGTGCTCCGCCGGACCACGCTCGACCTGCGGCTCCGCGACGGCACCTGGCAGGAGCAGCAGCGCGAGACCTACGACCGGGGCGACGGCGCGACCGTGCTCCTCTACGCGGCCGACACGCACCGCCTCCTCCTCACCCGCCAGTTCCGCTACCCCGCCTACGTCAACGGCCACCCGGACGGCATGCTCGTCGAGGCCGCGGCCGGCCTCCTCGACGAGGACTCCCCCGAGGACGCGATCCGCCGCGAGGCCCGCGAGGAGCTCGGCGTCGAGGTCGTCGCGCTCACGCACCTGTTCGACCTCTTCATGAGCCCCGGATCCGTGACGGAGCGCGTGCACCACTACCTCGCCGCGTACGCGCCCGCCGATGTCGTGGGCGCGGGCGGCGGCGTGGCCGACGAGGGCGAGGACATCGAGCGGATCGAGGTGACGCTCGAGGAGGCGCTCGCGATGATCGCGGACGGCCGCATCGCCGACGGCAAGACGGTGATCCTCATCCAGCACGTCGCGCTGCACGGCTTCCCGGCGTAG
- a CDS encoding MarR family winged helix-turn-helix transcriptional regulator: protein MATTAGSEGLSPEQMEVWASLATLMQRLPAALDAQLQSDSGLTHFEHGVLYALDTAPERTLRMSTLAGYASSTLSRLSRAATRLERKGWMTREADPTDGRFTLARLTPAGHEQVARATPAHHALVGRLVFDALTERQARQLGEIGRRLSESVSAAPAWRPLGSGEADGRDDRAR from the coding sequence ATGGCGACGACGGCGGGATCCGAGGGCCTCAGCCCCGAGCAGATGGAGGTCTGGGCGTCCCTGGCCACGCTCATGCAGCGGCTCCCCGCGGCCCTCGACGCGCAGCTGCAGAGCGACAGCGGCCTCACCCACTTCGAGCACGGCGTCCTCTACGCGCTCGACACCGCGCCCGAGCGCACCCTCCGCATGAGCACGCTCGCGGGGTACGCGAGCTCGACCCTGTCCCGGCTCTCGCGCGCCGCGACGCGCCTGGAGCGGAAGGGGTGGATGACCCGCGAGGCCGACCCGACGGACGGCCGCTTCACCCTCGCGCGGCTCACCCCCGCGGGCCACGAGCAGGTGGCACGGGCGACGCCGGCGCATCACGCGCTGGTGGGCCGGCTCGTGTTCGACGCGCTGACCGAGCGGCAGGCACGGCAGCTCGGGGAGATCGGCCGGCGGCTGTCGGAGTCGGTCAGCGCCGCTCCCGCCTGGCGGCCGCTCGGCAGCGGTGAGGCCGACGGCCGCGACGACCGCGCTCGCTGA
- a CDS encoding DUF805 domain-containing protein yields MTAATTPGSRPPLELPLYGASWAEAVRRFLLKYATFRGRASRSEFWWWILTSFVATSALRALSSLGADADGGESLGLLDLLAVTDPWSAVLAVLQLAVFIPSLAVSWRRLHDTDRSGTWTFITFIPVLGLIVYVIMTASRARPSGARFD; encoded by the coding sequence ATGACCGCCGCGACGACGCCCGGATCCCGCCCGCCGCTCGAGCTGCCCCTCTACGGGGCGAGCTGGGCCGAGGCCGTGCGGCGGTTCCTCCTCAAGTACGCGACGTTCCGCGGGCGGGCGAGCCGGAGCGAGTTCTGGTGGTGGATCCTGACGAGCTTCGTCGCCACGTCCGCCCTGCGGGCCCTGAGCAGCCTCGGCGCCGATGCCGACGGCGGCGAGTCGCTCGGGCTCCTCGACCTCCTGGCCGTCACGGACCCGTGGAGCGCCGTCCTCGCCGTGCTCCAGCTGGCGGTCTTCATCCCGTCGCTCGCCGTCTCGTGGCGCCGCCTGCACGACACCGACCGCAGCGGCACCTGGACGTTCATCACCTTCATCCCGGTCCTGGGGCTGATCGTGTACGTGATCATGACCGCGAGCCGGGCCCGTCCGTCCGGCGCGCGCTTCGACTGA